The Dendropsophus ebraccatus isolate aDenEbr1 chromosome 2, aDenEbr1.pat, whole genome shotgun sequence DNA segment ggacatggcttcagtctcgggcacagagagagggtatactcgaccacgtggaggagaagcccctggaagaaggtctatagggcaatcataggctcgatgaggtggtagtgagtccgcctccttggccgagaaaacatcgacaaagtcttggtagtcctctggtaggccggatagaggcttgacattagcaggtgaccttgtagagcacttggattgaggagatctcagacaccggttatgacagtcctggccccagctgagaacctccccagttctccagtccagcctaggggtatggaattgcagccaaggaagacccagcaggaggttggaagaggaatggcgcaagacataaaaggagatcctctcctgatgtaaggctcccacctggaggactaggggtgccgtctggctgtacacagcttcggtaagaacctcccccgtaaccgaagagatagaccggggttgggctagctggatcacgggtagccgccatctttggaccaacgaagcagagatgaaactgccagcagagccagagtcgatgagggcagtagtctggaaaacttgcccagagggtgtctggatggagacgggcatagtcaaccttggagaggtggcattcacacctagggaggcctctcccaccggacctaggtgcgagcgtttcccggacgctgagggcgttggggacatctctgccgatagtgatccgcgccaccgcaatagaggcagagattctggtccagtcgacggttcctctcatcagtcgtcaggcgagcacgttccacctgcataggaacctctggaggcgactgggacataggagcaacgggattctggaacaccggtgccagccgaggatggcgacggggcagactcagacgccgtccttgccggacctcctcctctctctcggaaaacctggtgtagactctggtagccagtaggataagttcgttcaaggaggtaggcaggtcccgggcagcgagcacatccttcacttggctggacaggccctttttaaaggtggcaatcagagcggcctcattccagtctagttccgcagccagggtgcggaactggatggcgtaatcaccaacggaggaagtaccttgggatagattgagaagagcagtctcagccgaagacgcacgggcaggttcctcaaagacagagcggaactcgtccaggaagattcgaaaattggcagcaaccggatcattacggtcccatagtggtgtggcccaggccagagctcttccctccaataggctgataatgaaagccactttagagcgctcggtggcaaactgactgcttaaaagttcgatatacatagtgcattgggtcaggaatcctctgcacaacttggggtcacctccatatttacttgggagagccagtcgtagttttgaagaggctgcaggaggtgatgactgctgagcggtggtatgctgctgaacggctgcagtcagttgttggatcagctgtgactgttgctgaatatgttgagcctgtagggcgaccactcgggctacctcgcggatatcaggcacctcgccgggatccatggttggagcctactataacgcctggagtagtggatccactggaccgtcaccagcgatggcactaacctccccagggagcggagtctaaggcgccgctggttttcaccagagcccgccgcaaggcgggatggacttgctgcggcaggcgacccccaggtcgctacccctggcttggttgctggtgacggcaggcgaggcgtggcaggagcagtaggcaggagatggtgctgcagaggtcagtggacgtaaccgcaggtgacaggctatacacaggagcaatggtgatgcaggggaacaggaaccaggaacaaggactagggacaaggtggcagataggaatcaggaacagagactaggaaccaggtaacggacgggaatcaggaacaactgggagctgggccaaacgctatgggaagcatgtagaggctccaacacctgtagtggggcagggctggaataaatagggagtgattggtgcaactggccaattaggtgcggactggccctttaaatctgagacagccggcgcgcgcgcgcccttggaggcagggacgcgcgcgccggccggcacagacggaggcaggagcgggaccaggtaaggcgccccccggggccgaacatgtagcagcgccggatccctgcaccgggaccccggcagctgcatgagatggagggaggtcgcggcggcggcccggagcacgggacgccgcctcGGCCGTGACAAAATCTGACAGAGCGACTAAGGACTCGAGGTTACCCTAAGAAGGTCATCTCGAAGGCTTACCAAAGGGCAAAAGGAACGGACAGATCACATCTTTTTCGACCTAAACCACGTGGTCAGGATAATAAGGTGAGACTTGTCACACCATACAACAACCAATGGGATGACTTACATCATATCTTGCGGAAAAATTGGGGCATCCTACTGACAGAACCTCGGCTGGGCGTTCATCTAACAGAGAGACCCACGCTAACAGCTAAGCGAGCCAGAAGTATTAGGGATCGGCTCACACAAAGCCACTTTGTACGACCTAGTATCTCTACCGGCAGCGGCATACGCATGCGGGGATCCTTTCCATGTGGTAACTGCAGTATATGCCAGTTCATGACGCCTACTCAGGAATTTGTTAATCCAAGAGATCATGGTCACTATACATTGCAGAACTATGTGAACTGCCGCACAAAGAATGTTATATATGTGATCATCTGCTCTTGCTCTCTTCTTTACGTCGGACAGACCTCACAGGAGCTTAGGAGGCGTATACAGCAACACATCTCGAGCATTAGAAGGGGAACCAGACCCACATTTGACTCTTCGGACCGGACGCCCTTGGCCACGCATTGCAGAGACCATCATGCAGGTAAATGGGATGGCATCAGGGTGGTGGGCTTGGAGAAGGTTTCTATGGGACTCCGGGGAGGCAATATTCATAAACGCCTCCTACAGGTTGAGTCTAGGTGGATTTATAATCTTGGCAGCCTTACACCATGCGGCTTGAACGAGGAGTTATTGTATACAGGTTTCTTTAAGGGCTCGTAAATTCATATTTGGTCTGTCACATTGCTCTTTTGACATCTTGGTTTTATGTATGGCCCTTCTTTTTCTATGTTCACAACTCACTTACACGTTTTCTCACAacttgtgttttcattttttatctttctcttttccttttcattttcccCTTTTCTCACTTTCCTCCTTTCACGATTTGCTTGGCCAGGCTTTTCCTGGCCTCTTACACACACTGGACATCACATCTTTTGTTTTAGCACTTTGTTGCATTTGCAGTGCATATCTCTTTGCCCACTTTTCTTTATACAGTCTCtcactttcttttttccttttttcctttctttctttttttctctctttcttttctcgtttcttcttttttcttttttctttttcattagttcttttctttgtagtttcacttttttctttttagtttttcaGACCTTAAACCCTCCTCTCGCCatgaccatcatcatcatcatagagAATTTAGATCTCCAACCTATGAAGCCTCCCTGTTCGACACTTGCCTACCCATTTATTTACCAACCGAATCTACGTGATCCTGAGACTCTCTCTATAAGAATATTCAGTTCATTGGATTCCTAGAGTTTTTGGGTCTATATGACCCTAGCTTCACACGTTCTTTGCCCGCTGAGTGAGATAACTGCATACTATTGTTAGGGTGGTCTTCAGGTAAGACCTTCAggtatattggatggtagccagATTGAAGGGGCATCTTGGCCAAGAAGGATGCAGACAACTCGAGATGGTTCTGAGTAGCAGCATGTTTATTGCAACAAAGTCATCTTCTTTTATACCCCTTGCGGGGTGTACACTTCATTAAACATTAACACAGAATCTTTAGGTATTTTCCATAgatgaagtcatgtgattataTCCGGTCATGCGCAATGTGATCAATATGAGTAAATATCTTATTTGCAGAGTAAGGGAAATTAATAAGAATAACATCCAATTGTGGTTGGTTAAAGGTTGGTATCGATCGATTCCCCGCTAATCAGTTTGTTACTGTTTATTCAATCAAGTTATCTTCAATTATGATGTCTCTGTAGCTCTCTATCAATGTTCTGTAAACCAAAACACAGATAAGTGTCGTGAGGATGGGTCAGAGTGACCCACCCTGATAAGCAACATCAGCATTTTGTAAATCATGTGTTATTGAGAATTATATTAACACTATCCTCTCTGTGTCCCAGAATTAAACCAAAGCCCCTCATCCCTGACAGCTCCCCCTTTTGTGATTAAGTGATGATGTCCTCCGTGCCTCCTTCAGGTATCTCACATGCCCTAGCGGCACATGCAAGACTTTCCTAACCTCTTCACTTGATTCCCTTCAGGGGGCGTTAGACATCAACACTTTATTCACAATTTCATGAATTACTGTATGCATGATTTATTATTAGTATTGTCTCTTAAACAAGTTCGCAGTTCTCGTCGTTGCAGGGGGTGATTGTCATATACATGGTTTTGTTGATTGAAGCATCAATCAGCCGTTGGATGAGGCCTCGAATGCAGGGGATACAGCAACATCCGCAAGTTACCAAAATCGCCGCCACGATTGCCACAGAGATGAATAGGCTGGATACGAGGTGGCTCAATTTCCCAAACCACGATTCCAGCCACTCAGTGAAAGGGTTATCGATCCCAGAATTCTCCGCCAGTTCCTCGGATAGGGTTGTGAGGCCAGCAATCGCTTTTGTGACACTTCCGTCAGGAGCTGTGTTGTTGGGAATAAAAGTACAACAATAAGTTCCGAACATTTTACAAACACCTCCCTTTTCTGCAAGTATCATATCTAGGGCCATTCTATTTTGCCAAGTCATCAGAGAGGTTGGCCCTATTTGCTGAGCCAGTCCTCTAAGTGCGTCTCGTGTGAAATTTATGAATCTCTGTtggttataatatatataatttatccaGTCTACATTTTTATTAACTGTGGACCACCAGAAGAAAACGGATTCAAATCCTGCGGCTATCTGATTTCTGGCCTTAAATTCATCCGGAACCCCTCTAGGAACCCCAATGCTGTCTATATAGACCCTTGAATCAAAGGATCCTGCTGGGGACTCTTCACGCTTTCTTATAGATAAGAGGTAACGTCTGCGTTTGGCCCGTCTACTACGTCGTCTAGGGGTTCCGTCAAGGTTGGTTGTACCCAGGCTGTCAATTCTAAACCCGTTTTGCTTCCCTCCCCCGGCCCCTATTGAGGAGATTATTTGGAATGGCATCAGTACTTGAGTTAAAGCACAGCTGCCCGTCCAGGCTGAAGGAAGTCTTTGTCGTAGCTTCATGTCGCCACACAACCACCACACGTCAGTTCTGGCTGTCCCTTGATTCACAAACCATTTAGCCTCATATCCATCTGTATTCTGCAATTCTACAAAAGTCAAAACGGAAAGTTGCTACTGGATGTGAAGTGTTAAACCACAGTATCACTCCTTTTTCCCACATCATTGGTGATTAGAGAGGTCTTGCTTCTTTGGATCAGGATCACCAACATCATCAGATGGACGATCATCCTTCCGCTCTACCACCTTGCAGTGACTGGCATGGATCCAGTTGGGTTTTCCCTCGAGCTTTACTGAAGTGGCCGTAATCAGGAGGACCTGGAATGGACCGTCAAATCTTGGCTCCAGTGGTCTCCTAGTGTGCCGCTTCACGACGACCCAATCACCTGGTTGGAGGGAATAAGCTCCTTCTCGACTGTCAGGATCTGGAATAGAATCATAGACTTGTTTATGCACAACCGAGAGTCTTTTCTGGAGACTCTGGACATAACTGGTGATACTGTCGCACTGTAACTGTAGTGTTTGGGGGAAGTACAGTCCAAGTCTTGGTGCTGAGCCGAACAGTATTTCAAAGGGGGACAGTTTGGTCTTTCTATTTGGTGTATACCTAATGGAATATAGTGCTACTGGCAAACATTCTGTCCAGGGTTTCCCTAATTCTTCACAGGCCTTCTGGATCTTTAACTTAAGTGTACCATTTAGTCTTTCAACTTTCCCACTGGCTTGTGGGTGATAGGGCGTGTGGAATGCTTGTGTTACCCCTAGCATCTGCATTGCATTTTGCATTACCTCTCCTGTGAAGTGGGTACCTCTATCGGACTCTATGGTTTCTGGTAGTCCGAACCTGCTGAAGATCTCACTCATCAGTTTTCTAGCAGTCTGTTTCGCATTTGCTCGTGCCATCGGAAAGGCTTCGACCCAACCTGAGAAGAGATCAACACACACAAGGACATATTCATACGTGCTTACCTTTGGCAGCTGTATGAAGTCAATCTGCAGTCGTTGAAACGGGTAGAGGGCTTTTGGTGTGTGTTTTTGTGGTACCTTCACTACACTACCGGTGTTGTATTGTGCACAGGTGAGACAGGACTGGGCAAGTTTTGCGGCAATAGTTGTGAAACCGGGGGCGAACCACTGTCTGTCTATCAGAGCACACATAGCGTTCTTTGAGAGATGAGTTGGACCGTGAGCAGCTTGTGCCATCATGGGGTATAGGGACCTTGGCAGACACACCCGCATCTTTATTCTCCACAGACCATCAGCTTCCCGAGCTCCAGCCTTAGACCAGCTCCTTTTCTCTTTCCCGGTGGCTTGCCGGGTTAGAGCCTGCAAGATACTTAAGTCCATCTGGTTATTCTCGGTACTCACCATGGTTAGCAGAGGCGACGGGGTTTCCCTTTCCCTCGGTTTCCTCGCTGCCTCTTTAGCTGCTCTGTCCGCCTTATCATTCCCTCGCGCTTCTTCGGTGTCAAGTTTTGTGTGTGCTCTGACCTTTATTATGGCCACCTCGTCTGGGAGCATTAAGGCCTCCATTAGTTCTTTAATGAGGTGTCCATGTTTTATGGGGGTACCTGCTGATGTAAGAAAATCTCTTGCCTTCCATATGGGGCCATAGTCATGAGCCACCCCAAAAGCATACCTAGAATCAGTGTATATGTTGCCGCGTTTTCCTTCTGCCCCTCTAAGCGCTTCAATGAGTGCCCTCAGCTCCGCCTCTTGTGCAGACACATGAGGGGGAAGTGGTTCCGCTTTTACTACCTCATGCTGTGCATACCCAGTGTAGAATCGTCCGTCCTCTCCGATGCTCCTTGAGCCATCTACAAAAAACTGAACATCTGGGTTAGTAATGGGTACATCGGAAACATGTGAGAACCCTGATGTTTCTTGGGCCATGAGGGCTATGCAGTCATGTTCGTGGTGTATGTCATAAAGCTCATCTTCCGTCATACCTTGTAGGCTTTTTGGCTGCTGTCCCTGTCCCTTCCCCCTTTGAATCCTCCACGTCAATGGGAATTAGAGTGGCTGGATTCAGAGTCATACAGCCCTTTAGGGTCACATTTGGGGGCATGAGAAGGGCACACTGAAGTCTCAGCTGTCTGGCAACAGAGATGTGTTTCACCTGTACTTGGCTTAAAATGTTGTGCAAGTCATGTGGGGTGTAGATTGTAACTGGGTGGGTAAGCACAATCTCTGAAGCTTTATGTAGAATTAGGGAGACAGCCGCTACCGCCCGTACACATGAAGGGGCGCCTCGTGCAACTGGGTCCAGTCGTGCTGAATAGTAGGCAATGGGCCTGTTCCGTTGACCGTGTTTCTGGACTAGGACCGCAGTCGCGTGTCCTGACATTACAGTGCAGTACAAGGAGAATGGTTTGTCATAGTCAGGTGTGCCTAGCGCCGGGGCTGTCATGATAGCCAGTTTCAAAGAGTGGAAACTTTCTATCGCTTGGTCTGTGAGGTGGAAGGGTTGTGTGTCCAGACAATCATAGAGCGGTTGCATGAGCATGGATGCTGAGCGGATCCATGACCTGCAGTATGACACCAGGCCCAGGAAGGTTCTGAGTTGCCGGATCCCCCTTGGGGGGTTCAGCAAGCCAATCGCCTTCTTCCTGTCTTCAGTCAAGTGTCTCACCCCCGCAGATATGCAATGTCCTAGGAACACAACCTTCTCCTCAGAGAACTGTAATTTCTCCCTAGATGCCTTACATCCTTTGGAAGCAAGGTGTGTCAGTAGTGAAATGGTACATTCCCTACACACTTGTTTGTTGGGGGCACAAAGAAGGAGGTCATCAACATACTGCAGTAGCACCACCTCTGGGTGTTGAATGACCCAATCCTGCAGCACTTAATGGGTATTGTCTGATCTGAGGGGGTGTTGCTCCTGGTTTCAAGTTAATCATTACAGGCGGCACAGGCATGCGGCCAATATCAGTTTTGGACGTTGCCCACAGACAGTCAGGCACCTGTGCTAGGTCAGGATGGTCTGTGAAAAAGATAGAGTGAGAGTTAGTTACAAGTGTGGAAGCAAAAACTCTACAAAGATCTTCTTCTGGGACACCAGATGTTAATCCTACTGTACCATCTGGGTGATAAACAATATGTGCTTGAATGGCCTGTAACACGTCAGAGCCTAACAGATTTACAGGTGATTTGTCACTAACCATAAGTCTGGTGATACATGTATGGTCGACAAGGTGAAGGGGGAAGGGACCTTAACTTTTTTCTTATACTTAACACCATCTGCATTCTCTTCTCTCTGCCAACAACCCTCATTGTACATCTCCTTTGCTACCTCAGACCAAGCCTTTGCTTGCATATTCAACCCATTATCATTGATCCACCCTTTACTAGTTGTCATAGCGGAGTACCACTGTGACGGGTCTAGTGGATCACTGCACATACTTAGCCCTTTTAACAACTTGCTTGAACCTTTACTGCCATCTTTCCTTTCCTCTTCTTAACTATTTCTACAGCATCccacatctcctcctcacctTGTGTAGCTTCCTTCCTCTTGGCACTAACTGTATTCCCCATATTGGGTGTGCTGCTACCCCTGTGTCTCTCTGGCTATGGGTATTGTCACCACTCTATGTTCCTAGCCGCTATCTGTGGTGTTTCCAGACCGCCTGTCGCTTCAGCGTGTCTGGATCACCTGGGATTCTGGACCGCCTGTCGCTTCAGCGTGTCCAGAATGCCCCCCCTCTGTGGTGTCTCTGGACCGCCTGTCGCTTCAGCGTGTCCAGATCACCTGGTATCCTGGACCGCCTGTCGCTTCAGCGTGTCCGGGATACCCTCCCTGTGGTTGACGTGTCTAAGAACGTCAACCTAGTCCTACAACTTATTACCTAAGTACTGACTATAGTGCACTGATCAGTTATAGGCGTGTGGACTTTATATGATTTAGGACCTGATCAGGCGGACTCCCCCAGAGTCCTGTCACTAAATCCCCTTTTGCCCTGAACCAGATATGGTACATACAAGGTGTTTACTTTAGCATACCCATAGATCTTATACATTAACCAGAGAGCAAAACAAACTATAGCCAAACATACAAGCACAACCCAAACCTTCTCCAGACTTTCTACTATCCTGAACATGACATGTGAGGAGCGTGGTTACGATGCTGACCTCCTAAGCTAAAGTTCAAAAGAGGGAAAAGTacaaacaacacacacacaaactccgATCCAATATACCTTTGATTATCACACGGATATTCTACGGTTCTTTGCCAAAACAAAGTTTAGACGTGGCGTACAGAAAGTAAACTATACTTTACCCCAGACCCGGCTGAGTTAGAAGCTTATGAGGGGCACAGAGCATGTAAGTAAGAATCAAATGTCTTACCCTTCACCGGTGAATTGCGCTCTGTGATCCCCGAAGCCTCTTCCTCCTTGCCGGATCCTCAGGTATGTGGAACCTTCTGAGTAGCCACGCCCACCCAGGGACGCCAAAATGTTAGGGTGGTCTTCAGGTAAGACCTTCAggtatattggatggtagccagATTGAAGGGGCATCTTGGCCAAGAAGGATGCAGACAACTCGAGATGGTTCTGAGTAGCAGCATGTTTATTGCAACAAAGTCATCTTCTTTTATACCCCTTGCGGGGTGTACACTTCATTAAACATTAACACAGAATCTTTAGGTATTTTCCATAgatgaagtcatgtgattataTCCGGTCATGCGCAATGTGATCAATATGAGTAAATATCTTATTTGCAGAGTAAGGGAAATTAATAAGAATAACATCCAATTGTGGTTGGTTAAAGGTTGGTATCGATCGATTCCCCGCTAATCAGTTTGTTACTGTTTATTCAATCAAGTTATCTTCAATTATGATGTCTCTGTAGCTCTCTATCAATGTTCTGTAAACCAAAACACAGATAAGTGTCGTGAGGATGGGTCAGAGTGACCCACCCTGATAAGCAACATCAGCATTTTGTAAATCATGTGTTATTGAGAATTATATTAACACTATCCTCTCTGTGTCCCAGAATTAAACCAAAGCCCCTCATCCCTGACACTATTTTAGTATATGGCATTGCTTGtaaatatgtatgtttatatTAGTGTATATTTCTCCCTATAGGCTACTCCCATTATGTATGTGTACATTTATTTCTTGGCTGGACCTGTGTGCTGACCGGCGGCGGCGACATTTTTTCATTATAatcatttttctcttttttatttcatttttaatttcattttttcagaCTACTGTTTATAAATGGCCTCCGTCCCAATTGTATCATTTTTT contains these protein-coding regions:
- the LOC138783328 gene encoding protein NYNRIN-like; amino-acid sequence: MTEDELYDIHHEHDCIALMAQETSGFSHVSDVPITNPDVQFFVDGSRSIGEDGRFYTGYAQHEVVKAEPLPPHVSAQEAELRALIEALRGAEGKRGNIYTDSRYAFGVAHDYGPIWKARDFLTSAGTPIKHGHLIKELMEALMLPDEVAIIKVRAHTKLDTEEARGNDKADRAAKEAARKPRERETPSPLLTMVSTENNQMDLSILQALTRQATGKEKRSWSKAGAREADGLWRIKMRVCLPRSLYPMMAQAAHGPTHLSKNAMCALIDRQWFAPGFTTIAAKLAQSCLTCAQYNTGSVVKVPQKHTPKALYPFQRLQIDFIQLPKVSTYEYVLVCVDLFSGWVEAFPMARANAKQTARKLMSEIFSRFGLPETIESDRGTHFTGEVMQNAMQMLGVTQAFHTPYHPQASGKVERLNGTLKLKIQKACEELGKPWTECLPVALYSIRYTPNRKTKLSPFEILFGSAPRLGLYFPQTLQLQCDSITSYVQSLQKRLSVVHKQVYDSIPDPDSREGAYSLQPGDWVVVKRHTRRPLEPRFDGPFQVLLITATSVKLEGKPNWIHASHCKVVERKDDRPSDDVGDPDPKKQDLSNHQ